From one Asterias amurensis chromosome 14, ASM3211899v1 genomic stretch:
- the LOC139947146 gene encoding uncharacterized protein, with product MSTPKAVTKVKERRHSVNVTMSVVHKTNRSEDKKLERHVEHLKQKDHADKVRHCTEVRKIEKELESMQIQVQRANRTFTRRETTERDAPYMFGQKIAANQPRKIRRRSHRGDSAAAALNKVASNVDLGGKNRFRSAVMAVCVAKGMGSTNSSPQDQTNEQEPSEGKVISEDKITSGGGGFTTTRTRSRTHPMDRPFTSPVKNSRRSSSFMRPASTSLDSMRTSNQGINPARSAGRRHTVASLVRPQSHTDSPPPPSTLPDLVSAARATIVHAAESAKAASILKRRGSAVSTVTAAERELERRRSSAALRMQEIKTDLTRRDGDLQDRIKLFIKTGMPGESLTKSHRRRLSVLPLEVHSMGSNDSE from the coding sequence ATGTCGACACCCAAAGCTGTCACTAAAGTGAAAGAGCGCCGTCACAGCGTGAATGTGACGATGTCAGTGGTCCATAAAACAAACCGGTCTGAAGACAAGAAACTGGAGAGACACGTCGAGCATCTCAAACAGAAGGACCACGCCGACAAGGTGCGGCACTGCACCGAGGTCCGCAAGATCGAGAAGGAACTTGAATCCATGCAGATTCAGGTCCAGAGAGCGAACCGCACTTTCACGAGAAGGGAGACAACGGAGCGTGACGCCCCGTACATGTTCGGCCAGAAGATCGCCGCGAATCAACCGCGCAAGATCAGGCGGCGAAGCCATCGCGGTGACTCGGCTGCCGCGGCCCTGAACAAGGTCGCAAGTAACGTGGACCTCGGCGGGAAGAATCGATTCCGATCGGCGGTGATGGCCGTGTGTGTCGCTAAAGGTATGGGGAGTACCAATTCCTCCCCACAGGATCAGACCAATGAACAAGAGCCATCAGAAGGAAAAGTCATCTCGGAGGATAAGATAACTTCTGGAGGAGGTGGTTTTACGACTACGAGAACGCGTAGCCGAACGCACCCAATGGACAGACCCTTCACAAGCCCCGTTAAAAACTCAAGGCGTTCCTCGTCATTCATGCGTCCAGCGTCGACATCTTTGGATAGCATGCGGACCAGCAATCAAGGGATCAATCCCGCAAGAAGTGCCGGCAGACGGCACACCGTAGCGAGTCTTGTACGCCCACAGTCACACACGGACTCCCCACCCCCACCATCGACTCTGCCGGACTTGGTGAGTGCTGCCCGTGCAACCATCGTGCACGCTGCGGAGTCGGCTAAAGCCGCCTCGATACTCAAACGGAGGGGCAGCGCAGTCAGCACGGTCACGGCTGCCGAGCGGGAGCTCGAAAGACGGCGGTCGAGTGCCGCGCTCCGCATGCAGGAGATCAAGACGGACTTGACGAGACGGGACGGGGATCTACAAGATCGGATTAAACTGTTCATCAAGACGGGCATGCCTGGGGAATCGCTCACCAAGTCACATCGTCGACGGCTCAGTGTATTGCCACTTGAAGTGCATTCAATGGGCTCGAATGACTCCGAATAA